One Synechococcus sp. PROS-9-1 DNA window includes the following coding sequences:
- a CDS encoding cytidylyltransferase domain-containing protein, with protein MRPSALAIIPARGGSKGIPGKNSKILGGLPLIARAISAAKGSSRVERVVVSTDDDLIASIARDYGAEIVVRPEELAGDTSSSESALLHTLNVLSEGVKLPNQLLFLQCTSPFTSSQQIDTVLSALDDPFINSSFSVSPWHGFIWQGDGLPVNHDPNKPRQRRQDLMPSYIETGAIYAMNTEAFLLSESRFCKPWMPVIMNEHSPEIDTLEDFEYCHFLMSKSGLK; from the coding sequence GTGAGACCTTCTGCTCTGGCAATTATTCCTGCAAGAGGTGGTTCTAAGGGAATCCCTGGTAAGAATAGTAAAATTTTAGGAGGTCTTCCTCTCATTGCAAGGGCTATATCTGCAGCAAAGGGCAGTTCAAGAGTTGAGCGAGTCGTCGTAAGTACTGATGATGATTTAATCGCTTCAATTGCTCGAGATTATGGGGCAGAAATAGTTGTTCGCCCTGAAGAGCTGGCAGGAGATACGTCTAGCTCCGAATCAGCTCTCTTGCATACGCTTAATGTCTTAAGCGAGGGTGTGAAATTGCCAAATCAATTGCTTTTTCTGCAGTGCACCTCCCCATTTACTTCTAGTCAGCAGATCGATACAGTTCTTAGTGCTTTGGACGATCCATTTATTAATAGTAGTTTTTCAGTTTCTCCGTGGCATGGGTTTATTTGGCAAGGTGATGGATTGCCCGTCAACCATGATCCCAATAAACCCCGTCAGCGTCGTCAAGACTTGATGCCGTCTTATATTGAAACGGGAGCTATTTATGCAATGAATACAGAGGCTTTTCTTTTGTCCGAAAGCAGGTTTTGCAAGCCGTGGATGCCGGTTATTATGAACGAACATTCTCCTGAAATTGATACCCTTGAGGATTTTGAATATTGCCATTTCCTTATGTCTAAATCTGGTTTAAAGTAA
- a CDS encoding N-acetylneuraminate synthase family protein translates to MSKITANESRLIFVVCESGILQGVFTDGDFRRWIASCGDIELNRPVTVAMNPEFQSASEGTSPVELAALLTSRIIALPLLDSHGRIVAVALPATDGLQLGSRRIGDGEPSFVIAEIGNNHNGDVAFALQLIDAAHAAGADCAKFQMRDMTKLYSNAGNSNNMASDLGTQYTLDLLERFQLSDDELFRCFDYAASKGLLPLCTPWDETSLEKLNGWGMEGFKVASADFTNHTLISKLASTGKPLICSTGMASELEIRSGIRHLQQEGANYVLLHCNSTYPTPFKDVNLRYLDRLRELTDAPVGYSGHERGIEVPIAAVAMGAAVIEKHITIDRGMEGNDHKVSLLPDEFAQMIQGIRRVEESMGQGGERSISQGEMMNREVLAKSLVAAFDVPVDTEITEAMVRIQSPGQGLQPNRLKDLIGRRLPVAKAQGEVFFPSDLETSAVTPRHYQFKQPFGLPVRYHDIKVFSEVSNLDLVEIHLSYKDLEVDLNQVLLDRQGIGLVVHAPELFAGDHTLDLCTEDSSYREHSIAELQRVIDISRDLRNRFQCPEPVLLVTNLGGFSEHHHLSRSEREPLRERLIASLQKLNTADEVEIIPQTMPPFPWHFGGQRFHNLFVDTDFIRKFCEEQGMRVCLDVSHSKLACNHLHIPFRQFLDQILPFTAHLHLADAKDVDGEGLQIGEGDIDWMQLFEQIDQHCPNASFIPEIWQGHKNGGEGAWIALEKLEAFNQNASTNK, encoded by the coding sequence TTGAGCAAGATCACCGCCAATGAATCGCGATTAATATTTGTAGTATGTGAGTCTGGAATCCTGCAGGGTGTTTTCACCGACGGCGATTTCCGTCGATGGATTGCCAGCTGCGGTGACATCGAATTAAATCGTCCGGTGACGGTGGCGATGAACCCAGAATTCCAAAGTGCTTCAGAGGGAACGTCTCCAGTAGAGCTTGCCGCTCTTCTGACCTCACGAATCATCGCCCTGCCGCTTCTAGATAGTCATGGTCGGATTGTGGCGGTCGCTCTTCCTGCCACGGATGGTTTGCAGTTGGGCTCCCGTCGCATCGGTGATGGCGAGCCGAGTTTTGTCATTGCTGAGATTGGTAACAACCACAACGGCGATGTTGCCTTTGCGCTTCAGTTGATTGATGCGGCCCACGCTGCAGGTGCGGACTGTGCAAAGTTCCAGATGCGTGACATGACGAAGCTGTATAGCAATGCAGGCAACAGCAATAATATGGCCTCGGATTTGGGGACTCAGTACACGCTTGATCTGCTTGAACGCTTCCAGCTCAGTGACGATGAATTGTTCCGATGTTTCGACTACGCCGCCTCAAAAGGGCTTTTGCCGCTTTGTACCCCCTGGGATGAGACCAGTCTAGAGAAGCTGAATGGCTGGGGTATGGAGGGGTTCAAGGTGGCCTCCGCTGACTTCACAAACCACACTCTGATCAGCAAGTTGGCCTCCACGGGGAAACCGCTGATCTGCTCAACAGGAATGGCTAGCGAGCTTGAAATCCGCTCTGGTATCCGTCACCTGCAGCAGGAGGGTGCGAACTATGTTTTGCTGCACTGCAATTCCACCTATCCCACACCGTTCAAGGATGTGAACCTGCGCTATCTCGACCGCTTAAGAGAACTGACTGATGCTCCTGTGGGCTATTCCGGACACGAACGGGGGATTGAGGTACCGATTGCGGCTGTTGCTATGGGCGCAGCAGTGATCGAAAAACACATCACCATTGACCGGGGTATGGAGGGAAACGATCACAAGGTGAGTCTGCTGCCTGATGAATTCGCCCAGATGATTCAGGGCATCCGCCGAGTTGAGGAATCTATGGGTCAGGGCGGCGAGCGAAGCATCAGCCAGGGTGAGATGATGAACCGTGAGGTGCTGGCCAAAAGCCTTGTGGCTGCCTTCGATGTGCCGGTTGATACGGAGATCACCGAAGCGATGGTGCGCATCCAGAGCCCAGGCCAGGGTCTGCAACCGAACCGGCTCAAGGATCTGATCGGCCGCCGCCTGCCGGTGGCCAAGGCCCAAGGGGAGGTGTTCTTCCCATCCGATCTGGAAACATCAGCGGTCACCCCACGCCACTATCAGTTCAAACAGCCGTTTGGTCTTCCCGTTAGGTACCACGACATTAAAGTTTTTTCCGAGGTCAGTAACCTCGATCTGGTCGAGATCCATCTCAGCTACAAGGATCTCGAGGTTGATCTCAACCAAGTCTTACTGGATCGGCAGGGCATAGGACTGGTGGTTCACGCCCCTGAACTTTTTGCCGGCGATCACACCTTGGACCTCTGCACGGAAGACTCGAGCTATCGGGAACACTCGATCGCCGAACTTCAGAGGGTTATAGATATTTCAAGGGATCTGAGAAATCGCTTCCAGTGCCCGGAGCCAGTGTTGTTGGTGACCAATTTAGGGGGGTTCTCAGAACACCATCACCTCAGCCGCAGCGAGCGTGAGCCCCTGCGCGAGAGGCTGATTGCAAGTCTCCAGAAGCTCAATACAGCTGATGAGGTGGAGATTATCCCCCAAACGATGCCCCCATTCCCCTGGCACTTCGGCGGACAACGCTTCCACAACTTATTTGTAGACACGGACTTCATCCGTAAGTTCTGTGAGGAGCAGGGCATGCGGGTATGCCTAGATGTATCCCACTCAAAACTTGCTTGCAACCATCTGCATATCCCATTCCGTCAGTTCCTCGACCAGATTCTGCCTTTCACGGCTCACCTGCATCTGGCGGATGCTAAGGATGTGGACGGTGAAGGTCTACAGATCGGAGAAGGTGATATCGATTGGATGCAATTGTTCGAGCAGATAGATCAACACTGCCCCAATGCCTCGTTTATTCCAGAGATCTGGCAGGGGCATAAAAATGGCGGGGAGGGGGCATGGATAGCATTAGAAAAGCTTGAGGCTTTCAATCAGAATGCCTCAACAAACAAATGA
- a CDS encoding glycosyltransferase family 4 protein: MPACSALTNSLAKSPEYHVDLFYTQPSVPFENLHTYLDGIKSLRRISSIKDIPEPCELSKYNLIIVTGWYSHQWNRNLQIAKKINRSLIVASAIDNIKAIKTTHKLRQLFGMLAYRVYLSRIFDYCLVPGTDSSELMKFLGHPSSKIYQGYYGASSQIYSTCVKIRNRPKNFLFVGQIIPRKGIDILINAFKLYQKAGGTYGLTIVGSTDEKEDKAILSIEEFQSIQLLSFAQPDKIADLMNWHRVLITPSRFDHWATVVCEAAACGCLLVASKQVGASNDIIKNGINGFVFDALKKSPEKDLAAIMHKLELLLDSESAEQRSMISQKISSLWSEHQYKLSVEAMLK, encoded by the coding sequence TTGCCAGCCTGCTCCGCTCTCACTAATTCTTTAGCAAAATCCCCGGAATATCATGTTGATCTTTTCTATACACAGCCATCCGTTCCTTTTGAAAACCTTCACACTTATCTTGATGGAATAAAATCACTCAGGCGGATTAGTTCAATAAAAGACATCCCTGAGCCCTGCGAGTTATCCAAATACAACCTTATAATCGTTACTGGATGGTACTCCCATCAGTGGAATCGAAACTTGCAGATTGCAAAAAAAATTAATCGGTCACTTATAGTAGCTTCAGCAATTGACAACATTAAGGCTATAAAAACTACACACAAACTAAGACAACTTTTTGGCATGTTAGCTTATCGCGTTTATTTAAGTAGAATATTTGATTATTGTCTTGTTCCTGGAACGGATTCTTCTGAGTTAATGAAATTTCTGGGGCATCCAAGTTCCAAAATTTATCAGGGTTATTATGGGGCCTCTAGTCAAATTTATTCTACATGTGTAAAAATAAGAAATCGACCTAAAAATTTCTTATTTGTTGGACAGATTATCCCAAGAAAAGGTATTGATATACTGATTAATGCATTTAAGCTATATCAGAAAGCCGGTGGTACATATGGCCTAACAATTGTAGGCTCTACAGATGAAAAAGAGGATAAAGCAATACTTAGTATCGAAGAATTTCAAAGTATTCAACTTTTATCTTTTGCCCAGCCTGATAAAATAGCTGATCTCATGAATTGGCATAGAGTATTAATAACTCCTAGTCGATTTGATCACTGGGCTACGGTAGTTTGTGAAGCTGCGGCGTGCGGATGCCTTCTAGTTGCATCGAAGCAAGTTGGTGCTTCCAACGACATCATAAAAAATGGCATTAATGGCTTTGTTTTTGATGCCTTAAAAAAATCTCCTGAGAAGGACTTAGCTGCAATTATGCATAAATTAGAATTATTGCTAGATTCTGAGTCTGCTGAACAAAGAAGTATGATTTCTCAAAAGATTTCGTCATTGTGGTCTGAACATCAATATAAGTTGTCTGTAGAGGCTATGTTAAAATGA
- a CDS encoding ABC transporter ATP-binding protein, with protein MSTSSISLAFKLFIRYSGQYKLLFLASSVANFFSSLFEAILAISLPLLVSQFFAGNNKTTLQYFHVFSEPSVFILTVAAALALKNYSLYISARYSASVSCAYLKDFCTSFYEQDIDSIKKTTKENLSSFIQGNFPLIGREVFFPSTQIFSSGVFICILLVSIFNTDEVDISLLGILLITMVVSYILTSLFTSKKLVKLGSKVKDIIHSQGDLVGFLHTTSLDDAYSSKPYQYSQMLNNNDYRLKKIQIKAVLLTSLPKSLAESSLLIVLVISVIVASQHAGIISVSSSALIGSFYILFKLLSAVQLLSRSIFLLKSNAEILNLLESNLHEFKINKVRDYVQFETFLDPRILLKVCSLVVNSRLMKSKLNFIVNEGDICLIDAQSGIGKSRLMYTLTGKLEPLEGSVRFNRIIPLNQSFPFLVAQKQQLISGIVNDMIDFGTIPETVEYIQKLYSIYDVDVKVFTDGIGFNDNIQSFLESSAHDLSGGQLQRVLILKSLTCQNMLLILDEPTSNLDSITESKCLSELVKFVTKRPKTALVYTSHSFNAKHFATKVISLS; from the coding sequence ATGAGTACATCAAGCATAAGTTTAGCTTTTAAGCTTTTCATTAGGTATTCCGGCCAGTACAAATTATTGTTTTTAGCTTCATCAGTAGCAAATTTTTTTTCCAGTTTATTTGAAGCTATACTTGCTATATCTCTCCCCCTTTTAGTTAGTCAATTTTTTGCTGGCAATAACAAAACAACCTTGCAATATTTCCATGTTTTTAGCGAACCTTCAGTATTTATTCTTACAGTTGCAGCAGCCCTCGCGTTGAAAAACTATAGTTTGTATATTAGCGCTAGATACTCTGCATCAGTCTCATGCGCTTATTTAAAAGATTTTTGCACATCATTTTATGAACAAGATATAGATAGCATAAAAAAAACAACAAAAGAAAATCTCTCATCTTTCATCCAAGGAAATTTCCCTCTCATCGGAAGGGAAGTCTTTTTCCCATCAACTCAAATCTTTTCGTCAGGAGTTTTTATATGCATATTGCTTGTTTCTATATTTAATACAGATGAAGTTGATATCTCATTGTTAGGAATACTTTTAATCACAATGGTAGTAAGTTATATACTTACCTCATTATTTACGAGTAAAAAACTGGTTAAGTTAGGCAGTAAGGTGAAAGACATTATTCACTCTCAAGGTGATCTCGTTGGATTTTTGCATACCACATCACTTGATGATGCGTATTCAAGCAAGCCATATCAATACTCTCAAATGTTAAATAATAACGATTATCGATTGAAAAAAATTCAGATTAAAGCAGTTTTACTTACCTCTTTACCAAAATCTCTTGCTGAATCATCACTGTTAATTGTATTGGTAATATCTGTAATAGTAGCTTCTCAACACGCTGGTATTATATCTGTTTCCTCTTCCGCTCTTATTGGATCATTTTATATATTATTTAAATTACTAAGTGCAGTACAGCTCCTATCTAGATCAATTTTCTTACTAAAATCGAACGCAGAAATTCTAAATCTGCTCGAATCTAATCTTCACGAGTTTAAGATTAATAAAGTTCGTGATTATGTTCAATTTGAGACATTTCTGGATCCACGGATTTTACTTAAAGTTTGCTCATTAGTTGTAAATTCGAGGCTTATGAAAAGCAAATTGAACTTTATTGTAAATGAAGGCGATATTTGTTTAATTGACGCACAATCTGGAATCGGAAAGTCTAGATTAATGTATACTCTTACAGGGAAACTGGAACCCTTAGAAGGCAGTGTTAGATTTAATAGGATAATTCCATTAAATCAATCTTTCCCTTTTCTTGTGGCACAAAAACAGCAGTTAATTAGTGGCATTGTTAACGATATGATCGATTTTGGAACAATCCCTGAAACTGTAGAATATATACAAAAACTTTATAGTATTTATGATGTAGATGTTAAGGTCTTTACTGATGGTATAGGTTTCAATGACAATATACAATCATTCTTGGAGTCATCTGCTCATGATTTATCTGGAGGACAATTGCAAAGAGTTTTAATCCTAAAAAGTTTAACTTGCCAAAATATGCTTCTGATTTTAGATGAACCTACATCAAATCTAGATTCAATAACGGAATCTAAATGTTTAAGTGAATTAGTCAAATTTGTAACTAAAAGACCCAAAACCGCACTAGTGTACACCTCACACTCTTTTAATGCTAAGCACTTTGCAACTAAAGTTATCTCACTATCCTAA
- a CDS encoding polysaccharide pyruvyl transferase family protein: MKVFLLNDGRATSNWGLQASTQALLEIFNARGLTVSTLTHSKLHSKYLWDFTVFNKKFFNENSRFLSKFSPSNLNIPQTSDQYEVYTELWNTGQGGALSKEIINKIEEADIVIFNAEGSTYRKNFGALAGLFILNYAVQIYQKRALFANGSFTISSIDNILTGIAKKLNDNGVNFFVREPISAECLYSIGIRSVVVPDSVFYYADSRLVVHNDVRKKKTFAISKSMLPMCNFGAVEDDPFYHLICEIMKTTGLNPVFFAKDPEDQMIRKYIKHIPDAQVGIFNSNDFKKVQSTISDSKFLLSGRYHHLIFAINTGTYICPLSSSSHKIEGLMKLIAPSPPASCQCFDPTDIQANIKLITKNIDTQIHTQNTVPYISADSLRHQLIDSFTTILQ, encoded by the coding sequence ATGAAAGTATTTCTTCTAAATGACGGACGAGCCACTTCAAATTGGGGACTTCAAGCATCAACTCAAGCTTTGCTTGAGATATTCAATGCAAGAGGTTTGACTGTATCGACACTCACTCATTCAAAACTCCATAGCAAGTACTTATGGGACTTTACAGTATTTAATAAGAAATTTTTCAATGAAAATAGTAGATTCTTGTCTAAATTTTCTCCGTCTAATCTTAATATACCTCAAACATCTGATCAATATGAAGTTTATACTGAACTATGGAATACTGGTCAGGGAGGTGCTCTTTCAAAAGAAATAATAAACAAAATCGAAGAGGCAGACATTGTTATATTCAATGCTGAAGGAAGTACTTATAGGAAAAACTTTGGAGCACTAGCGGGATTATTTATACTTAATTATGCGGTTCAAATCTATCAGAAAAGGGCATTATTTGCCAATGGAAGCTTTACTATAAGCAGTATCGATAATATATTGACTGGTATTGCGAAGAAATTGAATGATAATGGTGTGAATTTTTTTGTTAGAGAACCAATTTCGGCAGAGTGCCTGTATTCAATTGGAATAAGATCAGTAGTTGTCCCAGATTCAGTTTTTTATTATGCAGATTCAAGATTAGTAGTACACAATGATGTTCGAAAAAAGAAGACTTTCGCTATTTCTAAAAGTATGCTTCCCATGTGCAATTTTGGAGCAGTAGAAGATGATCCTTTTTATCATTTAATATGTGAAATTATGAAAACTACTGGCCTCAATCCTGTATTTTTTGCCAAAGATCCCGAAGATCAAATGATACGTAAGTATATTAAGCACATACCGGATGCACAAGTTGGCATATTTAATTCTAACGACTTCAAAAAAGTTCAGTCTACTATTTCCGACTCCAAGTTTTTGTTGTCAGGTCGTTATCACCACCTCATCTTTGCAATCAATACTGGTACATATATTTGCCCTTTATCAAGTTCATCCCATAAGATTGAAGGATTAATGAAGTTAATCGCTCCTTCTCCACCCGCCTCTTGCCAGTGCTTTGATCCAACCGATATTCAAGCTAATATAAAATTAATAACCAAAAATATTGATACTCAAATACACACACAAAACACTGTACCTTACATTAGTGCTGATTCATTGCGACATCAACTTATCGATTCGTTTACCACTATTCTACAATGA
- a CDS encoding glycosyltransferase: MKKIVFHGEIFYMQRYGGISNHFFSVIELLVKVYFIKVDIIIPKKSYPKAILNPSFERLRSLPKVSIIQYQELAACLSSNKVAYVHATYYNPSLLLYCKNVSYTFHDAAQERFFFRFFRPNNIALFVLRQICFTFASKIAVVSLASLSELNRYFPLSRMRSNQLKIVVGNGVDKHYLRVGNSRLHAIATREINKLIISICYIGLRGYYKNFRSMVVAVGQLSKQLNVSVVIKIVGGPSLNKSELSLLSKEGLNWEHLNPLSRSELADCIVSCDIFLHPSIYEGFGMTVLEAMALSVPVVAVNISSVREFAGDTIIYASSGSPDDITLALANSCALTPSARHSMLCKAHHFALSLSWNNVAYNYSIMFDSN, translated from the coding sequence ATGAAAAAAATTGTTTTTCACGGCGAAATATTCTATATGCAACGGTATGGGGGCATATCTAACCATTTTTTTTCAGTTATCGAACTTCTGGTAAAAGTATATTTCATAAAAGTTGATATAATTATACCCAAAAAAAGTTATCCTAAAGCGATTCTTAATCCCTCCTTTGAGAGACTTCGTTCTCTTCCAAAAGTAAGCATAATTCAATATCAAGAACTGGCTGCATGTCTGTCCAGCAATAAAGTTGCCTATGTTCATGCAACTTATTACAATCCGTCTTTGTTGTTGTATTGCAAAAATGTATCATATACTTTTCATGATGCTGCTCAAGAGCGTTTCTTCTTTCGGTTTTTTCGACCTAATAATATTGCTCTTTTTGTATTGAGACAAATATGCTTTACTTTTGCATCCAAAATTGCAGTAGTATCACTGGCCTCTCTTTCAGAGTTGAACCGCTACTTTCCTCTTTCACGAATGCGTTCGAATCAGCTGAAAATCGTGGTTGGCAATGGAGTTGATAAGCATTATTTACGTGTCGGTAATAGCAGACTGCATGCTATTGCGACTCGTGAAATCAATAAGCTAATTATATCAATATGTTATATTGGCTTGCGTGGTTATTATAAAAACTTCAGATCAATGGTTGTTGCTGTTGGGCAACTCAGCAAACAGCTCAATGTATCTGTTGTTATCAAGATTGTAGGAGGTCCAAGTCTCAATAAATCTGAATTATCCTTGTTATCTAAAGAAGGATTAAATTGGGAACATCTCAATCCTTTGTCTAGAAGTGAATTGGCTGATTGTATTGTTAGTTGTGATATTTTCTTGCATCCTTCGATCTATGAAGGTTTCGGCATGACTGTACTTGAGGCAATGGCGTTGTCAGTACCGGTTGTTGCTGTAAATATTTCTTCTGTGAGGGAGTTTGCTGGGGATACAATTATTTATGCTTCTTCCGGTTCTCCAGATGACATCACTTTAGCTCTGGCCAATAGTTGCGCTTTGACGCCTTCTGCTCGCCACTCTATGCTTTGTAAAGCACACCATTTTGCTTTGTCCCTTAGCTGGAATAATGTTGCTTACAATTATTCGATTATGTTTGATTCAAATTAA
- a CDS encoding glycosyltransferase, with protein MTTPLLIVVPTLDSFGLLPRLCTSLCEQSWSGWRVLFIDGPSSAEHREWLSQCCLSDSRFSWIPQDPNSPGIFGAMNQGFTAAAHQSVEWLLFWGSDDWAASSTIFAEVFEAVHSSSSLTAQPDLIVCRGRYVNLASKYVKRSTSFHPECCLDASSYRLALLLGATPPHQATLFGVGARKILGYYTSGFRLSADLDYFLRLSISPNICIRCLDLDLVYMSDCGVSATQTKRRLKEVRWAYKYAFGLIWWLPFLLRYIRRFVSLLSQS; from the coding sequence ATGACTACTCCCTTGCTAATTGTTGTTCCAACACTTGATTCCTTTGGTTTATTGCCAAGACTTTGTACTTCATTGTGTGAGCAATCGTGGTCTGGGTGGCGTGTCTTGTTTATCGATGGACCCTCTTCTGCTGAACATCGTGAGTGGTTAAGCCAATGTTGTTTGTCTGATTCACGTTTCAGCTGGATTCCACAAGACCCTAATTCTCCCGGCATATTTGGTGCTATGAATCAGGGTTTTACTGCTGCTGCGCATCAGTCTGTTGAGTGGCTTTTGTTCTGGGGTTCTGATGACTGGGCAGCTTCTTCTACTATTTTTGCAGAAGTTTTTGAGGCAGTTCACAGCTCGAGCTCTCTAACGGCACAGCCTGATCTCATTGTATGCCGTGGTCGGTATGTGAATTTAGCAAGTAAATATGTTAAACGATCCACTTCTTTTCATCCGGAATGTTGTCTGGATGCATCTTCATATCGTCTTGCTTTGTTGTTGGGCGCTACCCCTCCACATCAGGCAACTCTCTTTGGTGTTGGTGCACGTAAGATTCTTGGATATTACACCTCTGGATTCCGCCTTAGTGCCGATCTTGATTATTTTCTTCGATTGAGTATTTCGCCTAATATATGCATCCGATGCCTTGACCTTGATTTAGTGTATATGAGTGATTGTGGTGTTAGTGCAACGCAAACTAAGAGGCGTCTAAAAGAGGTTCGCTGGGCCTACAAGTATGCCTTTGGCTTGATATGGTGGCTGCCCTTCTTGCTGCGTTACATACGACGTTTCGTCAGCCTCCTTAGTCAAAGTTAA